A genome region from Nocardia sp. NBC_01730 includes the following:
- a CDS encoding flavin reductase family protein produces MDTVKAVDTEPAAAPIGYRHALGHVPTSVAVVTAATRSGPVGMTIGSFTSVSLDPPLIAFFIDRSSRSWPRLYGASRFGVNILGHNQSEVCRTFSRPSDDRFRDVGWSESVNGVPLLDEAIVALECTRFKVDLIGDHYQVVGRVEKLELRASEPPLIFLRGGFVDLSDGSDKSQRS; encoded by the coding sequence ATGGATACCGTGAAAGCCGTCGACACCGAACCGGCCGCGGCTCCCATCGGCTACCGGCACGCTCTCGGCCATGTCCCGACCAGCGTGGCCGTGGTCACCGCGGCCACCAGGTCCGGGCCGGTCGGTATGACGATCGGCTCGTTCACCTCGGTCTCGCTGGATCCGCCGCTGATCGCCTTCTTCATCGACCGCTCCTCCAGGAGCTGGCCGCGCCTGTACGGCGCGAGTCGCTTCGGCGTCAATATCCTCGGGCACAACCAGAGCGAGGTGTGCCGGACGTTCTCGCGACCGAGTGACGACCGCTTCCGCGACGTGGGCTGGAGCGAGTCGGTCAACGGCGTGCCATTGCTCGACGAGGCGATCGTCGCCCTGGAGTGCACGCGATTCAAGGTGGACCTGATCGGTGACCATTACCAAGTGGTCGGCCGGGTCGAGAAGCTGGAACTGCGTGCCAGCGAACCACCGCTGATCTTCCTGCGCGGTGGGTTCGTCGACTTGAGCGACGGCTCGGACAAATCCCAGCGGAGCTAG
- a CDS encoding dihydrodipicolinate synthase family protein produces MAEYNLSEVRDWAREKLVGAINCTIPSFTNDLRDINEQGIRHDIRLAKEHGFIGSLGISEVSITLPEYVNFLRIAKDEGGSDFYIVHHASWNDLEQNIEAVKRAEEVGADLVLLSYPPNFYPESEQEIFDYTKAVADATNLAIILFPMVSWGFSSRIHPSDIPTRLIRRMIDEIPNVAVIKAEGGFPSIQSVIECTRLFGKEVVISNPIEGELIPLSQVMPIQLSATSDHEYFGPMIPRVMQLLRDGKYDDATEIYWQLHPARKAKAALFNGLHGGSILNRQAWKFQGWLQGYNGGPLRMPTLRIHDHQMNALRKGLIDSGFEPSMDPFKEFFIGRNPA; encoded by the coding sequence ATGGCCGAGTACAACCTTTCTGAAGTCCGGGACTGGGCTCGGGAAAAGCTTGTCGGTGCGATCAATTGCACCATTCCGTCGTTCACCAACGACCTGCGCGACATCAACGAGCAGGGCATTCGCCACGACATCCGGCTGGCGAAGGAGCACGGCTTCATCGGCAGCCTGGGTATTTCCGAAGTCAGCATCACGCTGCCGGAATACGTGAATTTCCTGCGGATCGCCAAGGATGAGGGCGGTAGCGACTTCTACATCGTCCACCACGCGAGCTGGAACGACCTCGAGCAGAACATCGAGGCGGTCAAGCGAGCGGAGGAAGTCGGCGCCGACCTGGTGCTGCTGTCCTACCCACCGAACTTCTATCCCGAGTCCGAACAGGAGATCTTCGACTACACCAAGGCGGTGGCCGATGCGACGAACCTCGCCATAATTCTGTTCCCGATGGTGTCCTGGGGCTTCAGCAGCCGGATCCACCCGTCCGATATCCCCACCCGGCTCATCCGCCGCATGATCGACGAGATTCCCAACGTCGCGGTGATCAAAGCCGAGGGCGGATTCCCGAGCATCCAGAGCGTCATCGAATGCACGCGGCTGTTCGGCAAGGAAGTCGTCATCTCGAACCCGATCGAGGGTGAACTGATACCGCTCTCGCAGGTCATGCCCATTCAGCTGTCGGCCACCAGCGACCACGAGTACTTCGGTCCGATGATCCCGCGTGTCATGCAGCTGTTGCGGGACGGCAAGTACGACGACGCCACTGAGATCTACTGGCAGCTGCACCCGGCGCGCAAAGCCAAGGCCGCGCTGTTCAACGGACTGCACGGCGGGTCCATCCTGAACCGTCAGGCGTGGAAATTCCAGGGCTGGCTGCAGGGCTACAACGGCGGCCCACTGCGTATGCCCACCCTGCGCATCCACGACCACCAGATGAACGCGCTGCGCAAGGGCCTGATCGATTCCGGTTTCGAGCCCAGCATGGACCCTTTCAAGGAGTTCTTCATCGGCCGCAATCCCGCGTAA
- a CDS encoding acyl-CoA dehydrogenase family protein: protein MTQSSLTAVRSDIGAPDAELVGRATNLVPLIREYAAQGSEARRIAPEVVKAMTEAGLFHLLVDRRLGGHGASMRTTVEAVAEVARGDGSTAWIAALLASATGFASTFSENAREDMFGSHPKATSCGIFSPGKAEPVEGGYRINGRWPYASGSFAADWATVGIPLDSGKEVGLALIPAEAFTIEPTWFVTGMRGSGSDTIVVEDHFVPEHRVQRFQEMTEGRYLTPHKDEHMASIGFTAVASAILVAAQIGMVRHALEITRAKLPEKPVAYTNFPHAKLSATHQIAVAKAATNLHLAEMTLNRIASTSTRRPPNAGDSTWKPGRASGTTPAWSPSWPRERSTS, encoded by the coding sequence ATGACACAGTCGTCGTTGACCGCCGTCAGGTCCGACATCGGCGCTCCGGACGCGGAGTTGGTTGGCCGCGCAACCAATCTGGTCCCATTGATCCGCGAATACGCCGCGCAGGGCTCCGAGGCTCGCCGAATCGCCCCGGAGGTGGTCAAGGCGATGACCGAGGCCGGCCTGTTCCATCTGCTCGTGGATCGGCGACTCGGCGGGCACGGGGCCAGCATGCGGACGACCGTTGAGGCGGTCGCCGAGGTCGCACGAGGCGACGGTTCCACCGCGTGGATTGCCGCATTGCTCGCCTCCGCCACCGGATTCGCGTCGACCTTCTCCGAAAACGCACGGGAGGACATGTTCGGGTCGCATCCGAAGGCGACGTCGTGTGGCATTTTCTCACCGGGTAAGGCGGAGCCGGTCGAGGGCGGTTATCGCATCAATGGCCGCTGGCCGTACGCATCCGGTTCCTTCGCGGCCGACTGGGCGACCGTGGGTATTCCCCTCGACAGTGGCAAGGAGGTGGGCCTGGCGCTGATTCCCGCCGAAGCCTTCACCATCGAACCGACCTGGTTCGTCACCGGAATGCGGGGCTCGGGTAGCGACACCATCGTGGTGGAGGACCATTTCGTGCCGGAGCATCGGGTACAGCGCTTCCAAGAAATGACCGAAGGCCGATACCTCACTCCGCACAAAGACGAACACATGGCATCGATCGGCTTCACCGCTGTCGCCTCGGCCATTCTCGTAGCGGCACAGATCGGTATGGTTCGGCACGCGCTGGAAATCACCCGAGCCAAATTGCCGGAAAAGCCCGTAGCCTACACGAATTTCCCGCACGCGAAGCTGTCGGCCACCCATCAGATCGCCGTCGCGAAGGCAGCCACGAATTTGCACCTCGCGGAAATGACCTTGAATCGGATTGCCTCGACATCGACCAGGCGGCCGCCGAACGCCGGCGACTCGACCTGGAAACCCGGGCGCGCATCCGGAACGACACCGGCGTGGTCGCCGAGCTGGCCACGCGAGCGATCGACGAGCTGA
- a CDS encoding LysR family transcriptional regulator, whose product MQLRELEWFITLTETGNMTTTAEQLNISQPTLSRALARLERKLGVKLFDRNQNQLRLNRYGEIFRAHAVRAIDEINQGEERIATLVDPDRGVVSLGFLHSFGGWLIPRLLDRYRALAPRTSFELCGGASDAVVDDVRHGRIDIGFVAPHPTADDLHWLPLGNEELGLGVPPGHAFEGRGDIAVADLMDEPMVALKVGYGLRQVTDRLCREAGFSPRIETEVTELSTLRALVAAGMGVAIIPAAQPGHPPTTPTIPFRDHAVFRQYGAVTRTHGPSGRAARRFLEFVAEQSRHQQPPTSR is encoded by the coding sequence ATGCAATTGCGTGAACTCGAATGGTTCATCACTTTGACAGAAACCGGAAATATGACAACTACGGCCGAACAACTGAACATCAGTCAGCCGACGCTCTCACGGGCTTTGGCCCGGCTCGAACGCAAGCTCGGCGTGAAACTCTTCGACCGTAACCAGAATCAGCTGCGGCTCAATAGGTACGGCGAGATTTTTCGCGCGCACGCGGTCCGCGCTATCGATGAGATCAACCAGGGAGAAGAGAGAATCGCCACCCTCGTCGACCCGGACCGCGGAGTGGTCTCACTGGGGTTCCTGCATTCATTCGGCGGATGGTTGATACCGCGGCTTCTAGATCGCTATCGTGCCCTCGCGCCACGCACATCCTTCGAGCTCTGCGGCGGTGCATCCGACGCGGTGGTCGATGATGTCCGCCATGGGCGAATCGATATCGGCTTCGTCGCTCCCCATCCCACCGCGGACGATCTGCATTGGCTGCCGCTGGGCAACGAGGAACTAGGCCTCGGCGTCCCGCCGGGCCACGCGTTCGAGGGTCGCGGCGATATCGCGGTCGCCGACCTGATGGACGAGCCCATGGTAGCGCTCAAAGTCGGGTACGGCCTGCGTCAGGTGACCGACCGCCTCTGCCGCGAGGCGGGATTCAGCCCCAGAATCGAAACCGAGGTGACCGAGCTGTCCACCCTCCGGGCACTCGTGGCGGCGGGAATGGGCGTAGCCATCATCCCGGCAGCACAGCCGGGGCACCCGCCCACGACTCCTACCATCCCGTTTCGCGACCACGCTGTCTTCCGGCAGTACGGTGCGGTGACTCGCACACATGGTCCGAGTGGGCGCGCCGCCCGGCGGTTCCTGGAGTTCGTCGCGGAGCAATCCAGACATCAGCAGCCCCCCACGAGTCGATGA
- a CDS encoding ferredoxin, with protein sequence MKDPEMINVKVDFGRCDANGTCAALMPDVFEIGADGSLAQLKTRIEDDRQEEFDEVVLCCPMGAISR encoded by the coding sequence ATGAAGGACCCCGAGATGATCAATGTCAAAGTAGATTTCGGCCGTTGCGATGCCAACGGCACCTGCGCCGCACTGATGCCCGATGTATTCGAGATCGGCGCGGACGGCTCGCTCGCACAATTGAAGACGCGGATCGAGGACGATCGGCAGGAGGAGTTCGACGAAGTCGTGCTGTGCTGCCCGATGGGAGCGATCTCTCGATGA